Within Gemmatimonadota bacterium, the genomic segment CGGCAGTCGCGAGTTGCGCATTGGCACGACTCTTCAACTCCGGTCAGAGCTGCGTCGCGGCCAAGCGTTTCGTCGTTGTCGATGCGGTGCGCGATGCGTTCGAGCAGAAGCTCACGACCCGCCTGGAAGCAGCGATCATGGGTGACCCCATGGACCCCGGCACCGAGCTGGGCCCGCTGGCGCGGATCGATCTGCGGGACGCGCTGCACGATCAGGTACAGCGATCGGTCGCAGGCGGCGCACGCCTCGTCATGGGCGGCTGCGTGCCCGAGCGGCCCGGGGCGTGGTATCCGGCCACGCTGCTCGCGGACGTCGGATCCGGGACCGCGGCATACGAGGAGGAGCTGTTCGGACCCGTCGCCGCGATCCTCCCTGTCGCAGACGAAGACGAAGCGATCAGGGTGGCGAACGACACACCGTACGGCCTCGGAGCCTCGGTCTACACCAGCGACGTGAAACGGGGTGAACGCATCGCGGCAGATCTCTTGGACGCCGGCAACTGCTTCGTGAACGGCATCGTGAAGTCCGATCCGCGGCTGCCGTTCGGCGGCACGAAAGAAAGCGGCTACGGTCGTGAGCTTTCCCCGTTGGGGATTCTCGAGTTCACGAATACGAAGACGGTCTGGGTGAAGTAGTCGCCATCCGGTGGCAGAAGCTTGCCAGCCTATTCAAAGTTCCCCGGTACCGCTTCGAACATCGTCTTCGCGACCTCTTCCGCCGACTTCATCTTGGACAGGTCGAGGTCGAAGTCCGGACGGGCCGGCGCCTGCAATTTCGCAACCAACTCGCGGACTTCTCGAGGGGAGAGTCCCGCTTCCTTGAGCTCATCGGCGCCCAGCGAGACCCCGGTGCGAGCGGAGATCCCGTCCTCGCCACCGACCAGGAGTCGTGACAACACCTCGAGCTCCGCGCGGCTCATGGTTTGTCCTACGAGGTCGTAGTCCACCCAAGCTTCGTACGAGAGCGGCGTGACCCGCTTGACCATGCCCGCGATGATCTCGGCGTAGACCCGAATCTCCCACTGGGCGTGCGGGTCTGCACGTAGCGATAGAAAGTGCAGCAGGTTGTGCAGGTTGATCTTCCAGTACCACTGCGTATACGTCGAGAGCGGGAGGTCGATGCGGGCGATTTCTCGCGCGACGTCCTCGCCGACCATCCAGGTGTAGCCGTCGCTCGCCGTCTCGCGAAGGCGGTGCCAGCGCTCGACAGCGTCGGCGTAAAGCGTATCCGATGCCTCCGCGCCCCTGCCCTGCTGGTTCTGAGCGCTCTGAAGCGCGAATTGTTCGCGCTCGGGCATGTAGTACAACAGCGGCATGAGGCTATACCGCCCGCTGTACTCATTTACGGAGTTGTGTGTGACGATCCCGTTCGCGATGAAATTGCGGTAGGACCCCTCGACCTCCAGGTCATACGTCTCCTTCTCGCCGACGAACTCGAAGTCGAGGATACGGACCAGCTTCGCGCTGTCCAGTCGATTCCACGCAATACGCTCGCGAGGCACCCACTCCGACTTTACGGCTCCTCCTCCGAGGCGCTCGACGTACTTCAGTTCCTTGCCGGCAATCTGCCTATGGCAGTCGCCACAGAGCGTCGTGAGGTTTTCGATGTCGCGTGCGCGCCCGAGGTCGGCCCAAACCGGCACGATGTGATGGCAATGCAGCTCGGACGCCCGCGTGTGGCAGAGCTGGCACGTCCATCCGTTCGCTGCATGGACCTTGGCCGCGACCTCGGTTGTCCACCGACCGATCGAGTCGCGTCCCGTCGTCCGGCCGCCGCGCCAGAAGTTCGAAGCAGAGCCGGACCGGACCCTGCGGTTTGCTGTGATCCACTCCTCCGAAAGTTCGCGGGGCCCGAGCCGGTACGTCTGGCCCTTGTTCCACGGAACGTGGGCTTCTGCGAATCGCCCTCGCCCCCGATCGGTCAGCTTGTAGCGCGCCAGCCACTTCCGGATCGTGTGGTACGAAACGCCACAGGCTTCAGCGAGGTCGCTGATCGGGCGCCTGTGACCCCGGTACTCCCGCTGGAGCCACACCGGGTCACGGTACAGCAACGGTCGCTCTTCGGCCGCACCGTTGACGTATAGGAAGTGGTCTCCCGAGTCCCAGACGGCCCGGCCGCCCCGTTCCCGCACACCCGCGGCACCCTTGAGGGTGTTCCAGCCCTCCGCGAACAGGAACCTGTGGTCGGCAGTGGCCTCAATCTGCTTGCCGTCGGCAAGCGTCATCCGGAACACGGGCTTCCGTCCGTTGCGGTACACATCGACAACCCGCGTGTGTTGGAGTTCGAGCGAGTCTTCGTTCACTTGACGGAGCTTCATGCCCCGCACGCGGTCACGCCTGTGGAACGGATTGCGCTGCTTGTCCGCGCGACTCCGGTTCTCGGTCGGCTGGAAGCGCTCCCAGATATCCTCCACGCGGAGCTTGTAGAGCTGGTTCCCTCGGCGGGCCACTCCGCCCGGTAGGTCGAAATAGACCTCGGTCCCTTCCGCCAAGCAGGCCGTCCGATGTCGTATCCACTGCCGGGCGATGAACATCGGCATCGCACAGTGGAACTTGAACTCCACCATCTCCGACGGCGTCGTGTGTCGATGACGACGCAAGTACCGCACGAGCCCGCGCGTGGCCGACACCTTCCGTGTGCCGTATCCGTAGCTGACGCGTGCCGCCCTCTCGACGTCCGAGTCCGTGCCCATGTAGTCGACGAGCGCGACGAACCCATGATCGAGCGCGGGGAAATAGCCGCCCAGAATCTCTTCCGCGGCCGGACTCGTGGGTCTCTTGGTCTCCATGCCAACGAATATAGGCAGGGGTCAACTGGCTGTTCAGGCGTCGTCCACACCCCAAAGTCGGATGAAGTCTTCCGGTTCGACGCCCAGCCCATCAGCAACGCGCGTGATGTAGTTGAAGTAAGCCACGATCTGGGTAGCGTCATGGATCGCGGTGTCGTCGAACCCGTGCGAGCGCAGGACCTCGATGTCCTCGCCTTCCATATCGTGCTGATGGAGTGTGAGCTTCTCCGCATATGCGCAGAGCGCACGATCGGCTTCATCAAGGTCGGCGTCACGCCAACCGCGGCTGATCGCGTGCACAAAGGCGTCCGCAGCCGCGTCGGTGGCGAGGATCTCCGTGACCTCTTCCCGGAGGTCGTGCGCGTGCGCCTGCGTTCAGTAGAAGCAATCGTTCAACTGGGACGTGACGACGGCGAGCATCTCTCGTCGCCACCGGGTGAGCGGCGAGGCCCCGAACATGATGGCGCCGTACAACCGTAGGGACGCATCCATCGTGCCGGGGTTGAGACTCATGACATGCACGATGTGCCACACACGGCCCGCGCGCTCTTGGGCTGTCTCGAACTGTTTCCTCAGCCACCCGGTGGCGTCTTCGACGGCGATCTGCTCGATGTAGGGCATGGCCGGAATCTACGCGAAGGGCTGGAAGGTGAACCACGACGGGGTCAGATCCGTAGTAGAATGCACTGGACACTCTGTAGGAGGTGAACCGTGGCTCAGTGCAGTGGAAGTACGAAGAAGGGAGACCGGTGCAAGAGGGATGCGCGAGGTGAGTCACGGTTCTGCGCCATCCATCGGGACCAGGAGATCCGTGCACGGGAGCCCAGCGAACGAGGTGAGTGGGATCACGACGCCATTATCAAGGCGGTGATCGGCTTCGCGATCATCGGACTGTTCTTCATGATGCGAAGGCGGTAGCGCCCGCGTTGACTCTACCCCTGTTTGAGCGTGCCGCCGGGATTCGCGACAGGACGGCAATCGTAGCCCCTGAAGGGGTCTTCACATTCGGGGAGTTGCTCGATACGTCCGGCCGAGTCGCCACGCGGCTGCTCGCCGGACGCGACGACCTGCACTCGGAGCGGGTCTGCTTCCTCGTACCTCCAGGCTGGCACTACGTCTCGGTCCAGTGGGGCATATGGCGGTCCGGCGGCTTCGCGGTACCGCTGGCGACATCTCATCCTGCGGCAGAGCTCGCCTACGTGCTCGACGACGCCCAGCCCGAAGTCGTCGTCGTACATCCAGAGCTGCTCGACCGGGTCACGGACGTCGCGGCGGAGCGGCGGCTGACCGTGTTACAGACTCCCGCGCTGCTCGCCGAAGGACCGATCGGAGTCCTGCCGGAGTCGGCTGGGGACCGGTCCGCGATGATGCTCTATACCTCCGGCACCACGGGGCGTCCCAAAGGCGTCGTGATCACGCACGCCAACCTGCAGTCCCAACTTGAGTCGCTAAGTAGGGCGTGGGGTTGGAGCGAGCACGATCACATCCTACTGCACCTGCCCCTGCACCACGTGCACGGGATCACGAACGTCCTCACCTCGGCGCTCTGGAACGGAGCCACCTGTGAGATCCTGCCGCGCTTCAACGCGGTGGATGTGTGGGAACGCCTCTCCCGGGGCGATTGCACGCTCTATATGGCGGTGCCGACGGTATACCGGCGGCTCATCGAAGCGTGGGAACGTGCCGACCCACGGACGAGAGAGGCTTGGAGCGCCGGCGCACTGGCTTGCCGACTGATGGTGTGCGGCTCGGCCGCACTTCCAGTGCCGACGCTCGAGCGCTGGCGGGAGATCACCGGGCAACGCTTGCTCGAGCGCTATGGCATGACCGAGATCGGCATGGCGCTCTCGAATCCGCTCGACGGGGAGAGGCGTGCGGGCCACGTGGGCCAGCCGCTACCCGGTGTCGACGTCCGCCTCGTGGATGAAGCCGGCAGCCGCGTGGCCGCAGGTGCCGCTGGGGAAATCCAGGTGCGAGGGCCAACAGTCTTCTCGACCTACTGGCAGCGTGAGGACGAGACACGCGCAGCGTTCGGCGACCTGGGCTGGTTCAGCACCGGAGACCACGCCGTGGTCGAGGACGGCGCGTATCGCATCCTCGGACGCTCGAGCGTGGACATCCTCAAGACGGGTGGGGAGAAGATATCCGCGCTCGAGATCGAGGACGTGTTGCGCTCCTACCCGGGTGTCGTGGACTGCGCGGTCGTCGGCGTCCCGGACGCCGACTGGGGCGATCGCGTCTGTGCGGCGGTCGTTTGCGATCCGGCCCATCCACTCGAAGCGGAAGCCCTGCGGGGGTTCGCTCGGGACCGGCTGGCGCCCTACAAGGTGCCCAAAGAGGTCCTGCTCGTGGACGCCCTGCCGAGGAACGCGATGGGAAAGGTCATAAAACTCACGGTGTGCGAGCTCTTCGACGCGCCCGACGTCGAATAGCTCCGCATACGAGCTCGTCTGACGGGCTCCGCGCAACACGGCTTGCGCCGGCCTCCGGCGCAGAGTCTAGTGGGGCGTCTAGAAAACCTCCCGACCGACTGATCATGATCTGCGCCCTGGAGAGCGAATGATCGACGCCGTGCTGGGCAACCTGCGCGAGTACTGGATGGTGCACACGCTCATGGCGCTCTACACCGTCATACTCGCGCATCACGCCTGGAGCGGGAACAAGAAGACCAAAGACCTCGCCGACTACTACGTCGGCGGCCGCAGCATGGGCGGCTGGATCATCGGTCTCTCGTTCTTCGCGACGTACGCGAGCACGAATTCGTTCGTGGGCTTCAGCGGCCGCACGTACGATTGGGGGCTGCCCTGGCTGTTGTTCATCCCCACGTCGGTCGCCTTTTGCCTCTTCGCGTGGATCGTCGTCGCTCCGCGGTTGCGCAGCTTCACCGCGGCTATGGACTCGTTGACGATCCCCGAGTTCATCGGCTTTCGCTTCAACAGCACGCCGGCCCGGGTCTTCGCCGCGCTCATCGTCATCGCGGCCTCGCTCTTCTACATGACCGCGGTCTTCAAGGGCATCGGCAACCTGCTCGAAGTCTTCCTCGATATCCCGTACAAGATCTCGATCGTCATCGTGTTCTTCATCGTCATGACCTATACGATGATCGGCGGCTTCATCTCCGTCGTGAAGACCGACGCGGTCCAGGGTGTCGTGATGATCATTGCCGCGGCGCTGCTCTTCTTCGGGACGGTGAACGCGGCAGGCGGCCTGGGTGCGATCGCTGAAGTTAGGACGCAGCCAGGCGGCGAAGCGCTCTTCACGTGGGGAGGGGGCGTCGCGGTCCCGGTCCTGATCGGCACTATGGTCGCGGGTCTCGTGAAGTTCGCGGTCGAGCCCCGTCAGCTGTCGCGCTTCTTCGCGCTGGGGAGCGACAAGGCGATCCGGACAGGCATGTGGGTGTCGTCTCTGACTTTCGCTGTCGTCTTTTCGCTGCTGATCCCGGTCGGGATGTACGCGCGGCGGATCTTCCCCGACGGCATCGCAGACACGGACCTCGTGGTCCCGAACCTGCTCAGTGAGGTCTTCGGGCGGGGCACGAGCTCGTTCCTGCTGGTCGCGATGGTCGCCGCCGCGATGTCGTCGCTCGACAGCGTCCTGCTCGTGATGGCATCGACCACCGAGCGCGACCTGGTAAGCATCGCCCGGCCCGGCCGCAGCGAAGAACAGGAGATGTTCTGGACGCGTGGCTGGGTGGCGCTCTTCGCGTTCATCACGATGCTGATCTCGCTGAACCCATTGGGCGGTATCGTGGAGTTGACCGCGTTCAGCGGGGCAGTCTACGGCGCATGCTTCTTCCCCTCATTGGTGCTGGGACTGCACTGGAAACGCGGGAACGGCACCGTCGTGATCGCTTCCTTCGTGACCGGAATTGTCGTGCTCCTGGCCTGGGATCTCGTCCCGGGTTCTGAGATCCTACACGAGATCTTCCCGGCGATGGGGCTGTCCACGGCAGTCTATGTCGGACTGGCGATGGCGACCAAAGACGCGGCGAGCGAGGCAGTGGTCGCGTTGATCGAGGGAGGTGGAAGGATCTCCGAGACGAGATCGTAGTAGCAGTCAACACTCCACGCTCCCGAACCCCAATGGATTGGCCGTGAGCACGCTCATACTCGCCGAGCATCAAGCCGATATCCTCGCCTCACTCCGGCGCCTGCAAGGCCGAGGTACCGTGGGAGATGTCATGGCGGACTCCGGCCTGCCCGGCGACGACGTGCGCTCGGGGCTCAAGGTGCTCTTGGAGTCGCACCAAGGGCACCTCGCGGTCTCCGACTCCGGCGAACTGCTCTACGAGTTCGACGAGAATCTGATCGTCCGCGGAACAGAGCCGGTGCTCGCCCGCGTGAAGCGCACGGCGACCGATCTGTTCACGAAGGGCTTCAAGGCGACGATCGTGATCGTGCTCGTCGTCTACTTTCTCGTTTTCGTGGCGCTGGTGATCGCGGCACTTCTCGCGAACAGGAACAGCAGCTCCCGAGGGGGCGGACTGTTGGGAGGACGGAGAGGTAGGGGTCATGGCCACTTCCACTTCGGCAACTTCTGGCTCTGGTACTACATCTGGACCCCGCGGTGGAGGCTCGGACGGCCGTACTACGGCCACCGCTGGGAGAGCTCGCTCGCCAAGGAAGACCGCCCGCCCTTCTACAAGAAGGTCTTCGCGTTCGTTTTTGGCCCGGACAAGCCGAAGCCGACTCAGAAGCAGCTCGATCGGAGCACGATCAGGCTCATCCGCGCCCGCAATGGCGTGATCACGACGGCCGAGCTCGTGGAGCACACCGCGCTCACGTTCCCGGAGGCCGAGGACGAGATGGGACGGCTACTGGGCGCCTACGACGGCGAGGCGGCGGTCTCGCCGGACGGCGAACTCGTGTACGCCTTCCCGGGACTCATGCTCAGCGCCCACGACGCGAAGGTACGCGAGCCGAACCCAGCGTGGCTGCGCCTAGAGCACAAGCAGGAGCTGACCGGCAATACCGCGAGCTCGAACGCAATCGTCGCCGGCATGAACGGCTTCACGCTGGTGGCAGCCGCGACCGCGCCTTGGTTCATCTTCCCTCGGCTCGGAATCGGTGGTCCTGCCGCATTCGTCGGGCTCGTCCTGATACCTCTCGTCTTCAGCGTCGTCTTCTATGGAGTCCCCTTCCTTCGCATGTGGGGAGTGATGCGAGAGAATAAACGGCGGGACAAGCAGAACATCCGTCGGGTACTGCTCGGTCTGGTCTACAGCCGGTCGCTGGACGGAGAGCGTGACGTCGGCACGACCGAAGCCTACGAGCACGTGGCCTCCCGGCTGAAGTCGCAGGTCGTCAAGCGGCTGGACGTCGACGCGGCGATTCAGGCGTTGGCGGCCGAGCTCGACGCCGAGGTCGTGATCGACGACACCGGAGATACGCGGTACCGCTTCCCGGCCCTCCGCCAGCAGTTCAGGGCCAGTGAGACCGTACGCAGGAAGCTGCAGCTCGAAAACCGGACGCTGGGGGAGATCGTCTTCTCTACCAGCGACTCGGCCATCGAGGCCGGGGAACGCGAGCTCGCGCTCTTCGACCGCGAACTCACAGCGGGCGAAGCCAACTTCGACCGCTACCTCCCGGCGCTCGACAAGATCGGATTCGAGGACGACTACGATCTCGTCGCGTTCGACGAAGAACTGAAGCAAAGGGGTCTCGTCAAGGCGTAGGCGGACGGCCTCGGCATAGTGCTTCAAGGCCTTGAGCGAGCTCGTCGTCAGGCGCACCGCGGGCGCGGGATATCGCTGAGCAAGCGATCTCTTCGAGCGGCTCGGCAGCGCGGATGCTTCGGAGGGACTCGCCCACCCTCTCCCGGATACGAGCGGAGAGCCGGTCGATCGCGTCGAGGAGCGTGCCGTCTCCGTCCGCCCTCTCGCTGAACTGCGCCTGTGACGTGCCGTTCACCACCAAGACCAACCTCGCCACGAGGAGATAACCGTCGCCCTCACGGGAGATCTCGCCTTCCACCGTGGCCTTGATGCCCTCTCGTTCCGCCAGCGCGCGCGCGACGGCCGGCGTGAGCGACACCCCCGGATCCCGACCCATCCTCCGCAACCCCTCAGAGATCGTGGCGGCCCCTACCAGCGTCAGGACCCGTGACTCAGAGAAGTCCACGCGGAAGGCGTCTGTCACGGCGGCCCCAAGCGCCGCGTCGTCAGTACGATTCTCGAATTCGGCCAGCAGCACGCCGTCCCCCTCGTCCAGAATGCCCTGCGCCACGAGAGATCCGACCGGTCCGATGCCGAGGGTCCACATCGTCAGATATGCGACCACTGAACCACCCAGGAGGCCGGCCGCGGCCACCGCGCCCAGAACGGAGTTCCGCCACGTGAAGACCCCCGACCCGTACATCGGGTGCGCCTGGGGCACGACGAGGACCTCCGCCGGAGTCTTCCCCACAACATCGTCCGGGTGGATCTCTTCGTGAGGATCCGCGGTGAGGCCCGGCACACCGGATTGAATGAAGGCTGTCGCTGTGACGATCGGGAATCCGATCACCAGCAGCGCGAGCGCCATCTTCGGCGTCCAATCCGGCAGACCCGCAAAGTTGGTCAGCAGGCCTACCACGATGAGCAGGAGCCAAGACATCCCGAGATAGACGCCGAGTACGTGCCACACCGACCGGCGATGGATTTCGCGGATGAGCTTGCGCACACGGTACATCGAGGCCATCCAAGGCTGCGACCCGGCTTCGAGCGCGCCGGGATAGTCGCAGAATGGGGGTGCACCGCCTATTCTTCAAGCTCCCCAGTTTCGTCAAGCTCCCCAGTTTCGTCACAAGTGCGGCTCGCAGGCATAGTAGTGCCCACCGCTTGTGGTTACTTCCGTCCTAGATGCGTCGTATTATGAAACGGTGGCTGGCTCCGGAGGTGAGGAGATGATGATGAGGAAGACACTGATGTCGCTCGCCGCGCTCGTAGCGATCGCGGCCTGTGCGACACCCGGACGAGTGGTTGAGCGTGGACAACTCTTCACCCGCGAGCCCGTCGGGGAGGAGATGATCCGTATTCACGTGCAGAACGACAACTTCATGGATGCGCGGCTGTACGCTGTTGGCTTGAGTTCGCGCCAGCACCTCGGCGTCGTCACCGGTAAGCAGCAGGCCGTGCTGGAGATCCCATGGGATTTCAGCGAGCCTCTGCGCATCGAGATCGACCTGCTGGCGGGCCCGAAGTGCACCACGCGCACCATTAACGCGGACCCCGGCGACATACTCGATCTGAGGATCGAGTCGGTGCTCTCGAGGAGCGCCGCCTGCTCTTAGCGGCCTAACCGCGTCGCGCGCCGACTGCTACTCGTAGAGCAGAAAGCGCGCGACGCTGTCGTCGAAGTCGGCGAGCTCGCCCTCGACAGCGTGTAGGATTTCATCGACGGTCGCGCCGGAATCCACACCGGCACGCAATCCGTCGTGCCCCCAGAGAATGTCGATAGGAGCGAGCGTCTCTTCGTACTCATACGGCGGGTCCCGCCACGCGAACGCGTCCGGGGCCA encodes:
- the thyX gene encoding FAD-dependent thymidylate synthase, whose translation is METKRPTSPAAEEILGGYFPALDHGFVALVDYMGTDSDVERAARVSYGYGTRKVSATRGLVRYLRRHRHTTPSEMVEFKFHCAMPMFIARQWIRHRTACLAEGTEVYFDLPGGVARRGNQLYKLRVEDIWERFQPTENRSRADKQRNPFHRRDRVRGMKLRQVNEDSLELQHTRVVDVYRNGRKPVFRMTLADGKQIEATADHRFLFAEGWNTLKGAAGVRERGGRAVWDSGDHFLYVNGAAEERPLLYRDPVWLQREYRGHRRPISDLAEACGVSYHTIRKWLARYKLTDRGRGRFAEAHVPWNKGQTYRLGPRELSEEWITANRRVRSGSASNFWRGGRTTGRDSIGRWTTEVAAKVHAANGWTCQLCHTRASELHCHHIVPVWADLGRARDIENLTTLCGDCHRQIAGKELKYVERLGGGAVKSEWVPRERIAWNRLDSAKLVRILDFEFVGEKETYDLEVEGSYRNFIANGIVTHNSVNEYSGRYSLMPLLYYMPEREQFALQSAQNQQGRGAEASDTLYADAVERWHRLRETASDGYTWMVGEDVAREIARIDLPLSTYTQWYWKINLHNLLHFLSLRADPHAQWEIRVYAEIIAGMVKRVTPLSYEAWVDYDLVGQTMSRAELEVLSRLLVGGEDGISARTGVSLGADELKEAGLSPREVRELVAKLQAPARPDFDLDLSKMKSAEEVAKTMFEAVPGNFE
- a CDS encoding peroxidase; this translates as MHAISRGWRDADLDEADRALCAYAEKLTLHQHDMEGEDIEVLRSHGFDDTAIHDATQIVAYFNYITRVADGLGVEPEDFIRLWGVDDA
- a CDS encoding acyl-CoA synthetase, yielding MTLPLFERAAGIRDRTAIVAPEGVFTFGELLDTSGRVATRLLAGRDDLHSERVCFLVPPGWHYVSVQWGIWRSGGFAVPLATSHPAAELAYVLDDAQPEVVVVHPELLDRVTDVAAERRLTVLQTPALLAEGPIGVLPESAGDRSAMMLYTSGTTGRPKGVVITHANLQSQLESLSRAWGWSEHDHILLHLPLHHVHGITNVLTSALWNGATCEILPRFNAVDVWERLSRGDCTLYMAVPTVYRRLIEAWERADPRTREAWSAGALACRLMVCGSAALPVPTLERWREITGQRLLERYGMTEIGMALSNPLDGERRAGHVGQPLPGVDVRLVDEAGSRVAAGAAGEIQVRGPTVFSTYWQREDETRAAFGDLGWFSTGDHAVVEDGAYRILGRSSVDILKTGGEKISALEIEDVLRSYPGVVDCAVVGVPDADWGDRVCAAVVCDPAHPLEAEALRGFARDRLAPYKVPKEVLLVDALPRNAMGKVIKLTVCELFDAPDVE
- a CDS encoding sodium/solute symporter (Members of the Solute:Sodium Symporter (SSS), TC 2.A.21 as described in tcdb.org, catalyze solute:Na+ symport. Known solutes for members of the family include sugars, amino acids, nucleosides, inositols, vitamins, urea or anions, depending on the system.); translated protein: MIDAVLGNLREYWMVHTLMALYTVILAHHAWSGNKKTKDLADYYVGGRSMGGWIIGLSFFATYASTNSFVGFSGRTYDWGLPWLLFIPTSVAFCLFAWIVVAPRLRSFTAAMDSLTIPEFIGFRFNSTPARVFAALIVIAASLFYMTAVFKGIGNLLEVFLDIPYKISIVIVFFIVMTYTMIGGFISVVKTDAVQGVVMIIAAALLFFGTVNAAGGLGAIAEVRTQPGGEALFTWGGGVAVPVLIGTMVAGLVKFAVEPRQLSRFFALGSDKAIRTGMWVSSLTFAVVFSLLIPVGMYARRIFPDGIADTDLVVPNLLSEVFGRGTSSFLLVAMVAAAMSSLDSVLLVMASTTERDLVSIARPGRSEEQEMFWTRGWVALFAFITMLISLNPLGGIVELTAFSGAVYGACFFPSLVLGLHWKRGNGTVVIASFVTGIVVLLAWDLVPGSEILHEIFPAMGLSTAVYVGLAMATKDAASEAVVALIEGGGRISETRS